The Bacillus sp. B-jedd sequence CTTTTCACCAAGGTAGTCTTCTGCATAGGATTTCAAGTATTGAAGAAGAATGGCGGACACTTCTTGCGGTGTATATTTCTTGCCCTCAATTTCTTCTGTATGGCTTGTTCCCATATGCCTTTTAATGGACATAATGGTATTGGCATTTGTAACAGCCTGGCGTTTGGCCACTTCACCAATCTGGCGCTCGCCATTTTTAAAAGCAACGACTGACGGAGTGGTGCGGTTTCCTTCCGGATTCGGGATTACCTTAGGTTCTCCCCCTTCAAGTACGGCAACACAGGAGTTAGTCGTACCAAGGTCTATTCCAATGATTTTACTCATAATCCATTTCCTCCAATTCCGAATATGTAGACGGGCATCCTATTGATTGACTTTTACCATTGAATGGCGGATTACCCTATCCTTTAGCAAATACCCTTTTTGAAATTCTTCAACCACTGTATTTGATTCATAAGCACTGTCATCCACTTGCATGACCGCCTGGTGGTAATTCGGGTCAAACGGTTTGCCGACTGCCTCGATTGGCTGAAGCCCCTCTTTCTTCAAAGCACCAAGCAATCCCCGGTAAACCATTTCCATTCCCTGTTTCAGTGAAGCGGCCTGTTCTCCGTCCACTTCAACACTCAATGCCCTTTCAAAGTTATCAAGGGTTGGTAGAATATCGGATATAAGGTTTTGGGCACGGTATTTTTCGGCTGCTTCGGTGTCAAGCTTAACCCGGCGCCTATAATTGTCAAAATCAGCCTGTAGCCTGAAATAGCGGTTTTCAACTTCATTAAGTTTTTTCTGAAATTCAGCAGCCATCGCAGCCGTGTTGTCAGTTTCTTCAGCTGCCTCTGATTTTTCGGAGGCAGTTTCTTCATCAGCAAGCACCGGCTCGTTCTGTTCCACTTCTTCCGTCTGGGCAAAATCAGTCTTCTTGTTTTCTTCTGTCAATTTGCTCACCTCCCTTAAAGGCTCATTCCATTACAATCCTTTAAAAAGCCAATAAAAAGAGCGGGATAAGGCATCCGCCCACATTCAATATTTCCACAGCTATTTCATTTGATACAGTTTTGTCAGGACAGTTGATAAGTCTCTGCTCATTATCTGCAGCAGGCTTACAACCCGTGAATATTCCATCCTGGTCGGCCCAAGAATTCCGATGCTTCCAAGCTTCTCATCGCCCATCGCATATGTGGCCGTTATTAGGCTGCAATTCTCCATAGCCCGGTTATCATTTTCACGGCCAATCCTGATCGTGATTCCTGCCGGACTATTCTTAATTAACTCGTAGACTGGCTGTTCCTGCTCAATCATTGAAAGCAGGCTGCGAATCTTGGAAATATCATTGAATTCCGGCTGGCTAAGAATATTGGTTTTCCCTCCGAAAAACAGCTTTTCACTAACCGGCATATTCAGCGTTTCCGATAACATATGGAGCATAATATCATAGTTGCTGATATGCTGGCGGAGTAAAACAGCCACTTCCTTATAGAGCTTATCCCGCAAATCGAGGAGCGGGATGCCTGATAACCTTTCATTCAGGATGTTGACCATTTTTTCAAGATCCCCGGCATCCATTGAAACCGGCAGCTGGATTGTCTTATTTTCAACATGCCCAGTATCAGTGACAATGATGGCGATGGCCGTTTCCTTATTAAGTGGGACAATCTGAATCTTCCTCAGCCTGTTTTCCTCAACGGCCGGTCCCAGCATGATGGATGTATAGCTCGTCATTTCCGAAAGGATCATCG is a genomic window containing:
- the grpE gene encoding nucleotide exchange factor GrpE, which codes for MTEENKKTDFAQTEEVEQNEPVLADEETASEKSEAAEETDNTAAMAAEFQKKLNEVENRYFRLQADFDNYRRRVKLDTEAAEKYRAQNLISDILPTLDNFERALSVEVDGEQAASLKQGMEMVYRGLLGALKKEGLQPIEAVGKPFDPNYHQAVMQVDDSAYESNTVVEEFQKGYLLKDRVIRHSMVKVNQ
- the hrcA gene encoding heat-inducible transcriptional repressor HrcA; this translates as MLTDRQLLILQVIVDEFIRSAQPVGSRSLSKQGSISFSSATIRNEMADLEDLGFIEKTHTSSGRIPSEKGYRYYVDHLLAPEKIDAKELAKIKSIFAERIFEFEKIIQRSAMILSEMTSYTSIMLGPAVEENRLRKIQIVPLNKETAIAIIVTDTGHVENKTIQLPVSMDAGDLEKMVNILNERLSGIPLLDLRDKLYKEVAVLLRQHISNYDIMLHMLSETLNMPVSEKLFFGGKTNILSQPEFNDISKIRSLLSMIEQEQPVYELIKNSPAGITIRIGRENDNRAMENCSLITATYAMGDEKLGSIGILGPTRMEYSRVVSLLQIMSRDLSTVLTKLYQMK